The following proteins are encoded in a genomic region of Gimesia algae:
- a CDS encoding DUF1444 family protein yields the protein MSDFHLDQWAQYAGPANWYSLAFPSDWIKDDQDGVLQLSPPGRNATLTISCHWKSVLPHTETGAGLDVDFDQLFVRHRNIIKRPPLVIEHESVAYAGEAIIKKNSSWWKSLLARSALFQKNWHHWNLWLIREHSIQMVVTLFYEPQDREELLETVQRILHSVELNLNPANPPELFAHEVLQLARKKFPLISSQIIPGFRIKFGESELNLTNFYRSYLSSSEDYEQNIVSALATVLQINEWGEEQTEPELLDIQDRIMPILISQESWKAHFPNFVGENWIANLAILYVVDESRAYWYIHEKLLRKWKISQEVLHEIALTNLDHYFMQNDIELICMSREDGPNMIIQSKADAYNASQVLSPSFYQQARKFLGSEFLAGVPNRDFLLALSLSESQIIEKIQHNIANDYLNMDHPLTDHLLVVTADGVSEYCGVS from the coding sequence TTGTCAGACTTTCATCTCGATCAATGGGCGCAATACGCCGGTCCCGCCAACTGGTATTCCCTTGCATTTCCTTCTGACTGGATCAAGGATGATCAGGACGGAGTACTACAACTCAGTCCCCCCGGTAGAAACGCCACATTAACAATCAGCTGCCACTGGAAATCGGTGCTGCCTCACACAGAGACCGGTGCAGGGCTTGATGTTGATTTTGACCAGCTCTTTGTTAGACATCGGAATATTATAAAACGACCACCGCTGGTGATTGAGCATGAATCAGTGGCTTATGCCGGTGAAGCCATCATTAAGAAAAATTCATCATGGTGGAAGTCGTTGCTGGCGCGGTCCGCCTTATTTCAAAAAAACTGGCATCACTGGAATCTCTGGTTGATCCGAGAACACTCCATTCAAATGGTCGTCACTTTATTTTACGAACCCCAGGATCGTGAAGAATTGCTGGAGACCGTGCAGAGGATCCTGCATTCAGTTGAACTGAATTTAAATCCGGCGAATCCTCCTGAGCTGTTTGCGCATGAGGTACTGCAGCTGGCCCGAAAAAAATTCCCATTGATTTCGTCGCAGATCATTCCCGGTTTTCGCATCAAATTTGGTGAATCGGAACTGAATCTGACGAATTTTTACCGGTCCTATCTGAGCTCTTCTGAAGATTACGAACAAAATATAGTCTCGGCTCTGGCGACGGTGCTGCAAATTAATGAATGGGGAGAAGAGCAGACCGAACCGGAACTGCTCGACATTCAAGACCGCATCATGCCGATCCTGATCTCGCAGGAATCATGGAAGGCACATTTCCCGAATTTTGTCGGCGAGAACTGGATCGCCAATCTGGCCATTCTCTATGTGGTTGATGAATCGCGGGCTTACTGGTATATCCATGAGAAGCTGCTGCGGAAGTGGAAGATCAGCCAGGAGGTTTTACATGAAATCGCGCTGACCAATCTGGACCACTATTTCATGCAAAACGATATTGAGTTAATCTGCATGTCGCGGGAGGATGGTCCCAACATGATTATTCAGAGCAAAGCAGACGCGTACAATGCGAGCCAGGTTCTGAGTCCGTCATTTTACCAGCAGGCTCGAAAGTTTCTGGGAAGCGAATTTCTGGCGGGCGTTCCCAATCGTGATTTTTTGCTGGCACTCAGCCTGAGTGAATCGCAGATCATCGAAAAGATCCAGCATAATATTGCCAATGACTACCTGAATATGGACCATCCACTTACAGATCACTTACTGGTTGTCACCGCGGATGGTGTCAGTGAATATTGTGGTGTGAGCTGA
- a CDS encoding MBL fold metallo-hydrolase, which produces MQQESNLFSQRQGEFITLGTGTSVGIPIVGCDCEVCQSPNPKNQRGRTSVYISAPEGGFLIDTPPELRLQLLREHIPWVHAVLYTHSHADHIFGLDDVRISGYRLEKSIELYCEEAVEEQIRGSFNYAFEEPTHNRHHMSRPHLDFKTISLEPFDLLGLRIQPIRLMHGTLPILGYRINNIAFCTDVSEIPEESWQYLEGLDYLILDALRIKPHPTHFCLEQSLEVVERVKPKRAFFTHISHSLEHEETNAILPDHVELAFDGLSLPLNGLAADH; this is translated from the coding sequence ATGCAACAGGAATCGAATTTATTTTCTCAGAGACAGGGTGAGTTCATCACACTGGGCACGGGGACCAGTGTGGGGATTCCCATCGTTGGCTGCGATTGTGAAGTCTGCCAGTCACCCAATCCCAAAAACCAGCGAGGCCGAACTTCCGTTTATATCAGTGCCCCGGAAGGCGGCTTTCTGATCGACACTCCACCGGAACTCAGGCTGCAGTTACTGCGCGAACACATTCCCTGGGTACACGCGGTTCTGTATACCCACAGCCACGCCGATCATATTTTCGGTCTGGACGATGTGCGGATCAGCGGATACAGGTTGGAAAAGTCCATCGAATTATATTGCGAAGAAGCCGTGGAAGAGCAGATCCGAGGGTCCTTCAACTACGCATTCGAAGAACCGACACATAATCGACATCACATGTCGCGTCCTCATCTTGATTTCAAAACAATCTCGCTGGAACCGTTCGATCTGCTGGGCCTCAGAATTCAGCCGATTCGACTAATGCATGGCACTCTGCCGATCCTCGGATACCGGATCAACAATATTGCATTTTGCACCGATGTCAGTGAGATTCCCGAGGAGAGCTGGCAATATCTGGAAGGCCTGGATTACCTGATTCTGGATGCCCTGCGGATTAAGCCACACCCCACTCATTTTTGTCTGGAACAGAGCCTGGAAGTAGTCGAACGGGTTAAACCCAAACGGGCTTTCTTCACACATATCTCTCACTCGCTGGAACATGAAGAGACGAACGCGATTTTACCCGATCATGTCGAACTGGCATTCGACGGACTGTCGTTACCGCTTAACGGACTGGCTGCTGATCACTAG